A genomic segment from Amycolatopsis camponoti encodes:
- a CDS encoding YdcF family protein, whose amino-acid sequence MLPEYLDADVRTLWDYHDLRHEPRRSDAGIGLGSRDPGVAVHAAELFHAGRFPLVVFTGANAPTTVERFPRGEAVHYREIALELGVPDEAILVEPAARNTGENIVFTRKLLAEREIRSVTLVTRPYQQRRAYATAKRLWPGIDIVCASKAASFEDHLSGEEDADRVISMLVGETQRITEYAARGFVVPQVVPPVVERAFGRLAAAGFTQRLLLTDRGDDR is encoded by the coding sequence ATGCTGCCGGAGTACCTGGACGCCGACGTCCGCACGTTGTGGGACTACCACGACCTGCGGCACGAGCCCCGGCGGTCCGACGCCGGGATCGGGCTGGGCAGCCGCGATCCCGGCGTCGCCGTCCACGCGGCGGAGCTGTTCCACGCCGGACGGTTCCCGCTCGTGGTGTTCACCGGGGCCAACGCGCCGACGACGGTGGAGCGCTTCCCGCGCGGCGAAGCGGTCCACTACCGCGAGATCGCGCTGGAGCTCGGCGTGCCCGACGAGGCGATCCTGGTCGAACCCGCGGCGCGCAACACGGGGGAGAACATCGTGTTCACCCGCAAGCTGCTCGCCGAGCGGGAGATCCGGTCGGTGACGCTGGTGACGCGGCCGTACCAGCAGCGACGGGCCTACGCCACGGCGAAGCGGCTCTGGCCCGGCATCGACATCGTGTGCGCGTCGAAAGCGGCGTCGTTCGAAGACCACCTCAGCGGCGAGGAGGACGCCGACCGCGTGATCAGCATGCTCGTCGGCGAGACGCAGCGGATCACCGAGTACGCCGCGCGCGGCTTCGTGGTCCCGCAGGTCGTCCCGCCCGTGGTCGAGCGGGCATTCGGCCGGCTCGCGGCGGCGGGATTCACCCAGCGACTGCTGCTCACCGACCGTGGTGACGATCGCTGA